The genome window TTCGTCGCGAAGTTGCGATGAACATCAAGCGGCTGATGGATTTGGGCTGCTATCGCGGCCTTCGGCATCGCCGTGGGCTGCCTGTGCGCGGCCAGCGGACGCATACAAACGCGCGCACGCGGAAAGGTCCGGCCAAGCCTATCGCCGGTAAAAAGAAGTAAGGGCTGGCTTTTGAAGGTGGCGCGGTCTTCTTCCGGCATCACGTCGGATTTGAAGATCGCGTTGTAGCTTCGATTTTTTGGGACTGGGACGATGGCGAAGGAAAAAGCGCGCGTCAAACGCCGCGAGAAGAAAAATATTGCATCGGGCGTTGCGCACGTGAATGCGAGCTTCAACAACACGATGATCACGATCACCGACGCGCAGGGAAATGCGATTTCCTGGTCGTCTTCTGGCGCTATGGGCTTCAAGGGTTCGCGTAAATCGACGCCCTATGCAGCGCAGGTCGCCGCCGAAGACGCAGGCCGCAAGGCACAGGAGCATGGCATGCGCACGATCGAGATCGAGGTGAGCGGCCCGGGTTCGGGACGTGAGTCGGCTTTGCGTGCGCTTCAGGCTTGCGGTTTTCAGGTGACGTCGATCCGTGACGTGACTCCGATCCCGCACAATGGCTGCCGCCCGCGCAAGCGCCGTCGCGTTTAGGGTTGCGATGTCGGGCCTTCCCGGCGGAGAGACTTTTTGCATTTCCGGCGTGCCGCCGTTTTGACGGGTGGCGCGAGTCGAGGCTAGGGCAAGCTTCGTATGAATTAACGAGCGCGGGGAACCTCGCGTTCGATGCCGCCGTATAAGGAAAGAAACGTGCTTAACAAGAATTGGCAGGATCTCATCAAGCCGGGTAAGATCAATGTGGTCCCCGGGGCGAATCCGAAATACGTGGCTTCAATTGTCGCGGAGCCGCTTGAGCGCGGTTTCGGGCTGACGCTCGGCAACGCGCTGCGCCGCGTGCTGCTTTCGTCTCTTCAAGGCGGCGCTGTCACGACTATTCATATCGACGGCGTGCTGCACGAGTTCTCGTCCATCCCGGGCGTTCGCGAAGACGTCACCGACATCGTGCTGAACGTCAAGGAAGTCGCCCTCCGCATTCACTCCGAGGGTGTGAAGCGCATGGTTCTGCGCAAGGAAGGCCCCGGCGTGGCCCGCGCGCGCGACATCGAGGCCGGTCCGGATGTTGAAATCCTCAATCCCGACCATGTCCTCTGCACGCTCGACGAAGGCGCGACTGTCCGTATGGAGCTGACAGCGGCCATCGGCAAGGGGTATGTGCCCGCCGAGCGCAATCGCCCGGATGACGCGCCAATTGGCCTCATCCCCGTAGATAGCCTTTACAGCCCGGTCAAGAAGGTCTCGTACCGCATCGCGAACACGCGCGAAGGGCAGATCCTTGATTACGACAAGCTGACGCTCGATGTCGAGACGAACGGCGCGGTGTCTCCGGAAGACGCTGTGGCACTCGCGGCTCGCATCATTCAGGATCAGCTGTCGATCTTTGTGAACTTCGAAGAGCCGCGCAAGGAAGTTGCCGAGGAGCGCATCCCGCAACTCGAGTTCAACGCGGCGTTGCTGAAGAAGGTGGACGAACTCGAGCTTTCGGTGCGTTCGGCGAACTGCCTGAAGAACGACAATATCGTCTACATCGGCGATCTGATCCAGAAGACCGAAGCGGAGATGTTGCGCACGCCGAATTTC of Rhodomicrobium vannielii ATCC 17100 contains these proteins:
- a CDS encoding DNA-directed RNA polymerase subunit alpha, with amino-acid sequence MPPYKERNVLNKNWQDLIKPGKINVVPGANPKYVASIVAEPLERGFGLTLGNALRRVLLSSLQGGAVTTIHIDGVLHEFSSIPGVREDVTDIVLNVKEVALRIHSEGVKRMVLRKEGPGVARARDIEAGPDVEILNPDHVLCTLDEGATVRMELTAAIGKGYVPAERNRPDDAPIGLIPVDSLYSPVKKVSYRIANTREGQILDYDKLTLDVETNGAVSPEDAVALAARIIQDQLSIFVNFEEPRKEVAEERIPQLEFNAALLKKVDELELSVRSANCLKNDNIVYIGDLIQKTEAEMLRTPNFGRKSLNEIKEVLAGMGLHLGMEVPNWPPENIEELAKRFEDHY
- the rpsK gene encoding 30S ribosomal protein S11, which produces MAKEKARVKRREKKNIASGVAHVNASFNNTMITITDAQGNAISWSSSGAMGFKGSRKSTPYAAQVAAEDAGRKAQEHGMRTIEIEVSGPGSGRESALRALQACGFQVTSIRDVTPIPHNGCRPRKRRRV